The nucleotide sequence ATTTTCGTTTCGAAGCATATCAGAAAGTGAGTTTGAATCTCCCTGCAAATTATGACTATGTAGGTGGAGGTACTTCCATGGATTTACTAATGATGTTACTTTATTCGCAGGAAGCTCGTAAACTGAAGACAGGCAACCAATTATACTCGTGCCCCAAATGTAAACTACCATCCCATGTAGATCCATCAACTAAGAATACCGCTGTATGTACCAATTCAACGTGTTATTATCGTTTCTGCATTATTTGCCAGTGCGAAGAACACTTATCTAAATCCTGCTATTATATTACAACTCCCGTCTTACGTGAACGATGCGATAATATTGGTACagcgaaaaataaaaagagatTGAAACGATTGCTGCTGTGAaagatgttttcaattttattactgtgatattttttttaagtattttcTTTTATATTTCTAACATTTGTTATGTATTAAGTTTTCATGAAaccagtgaaattttgaaaaataattttttacgtgAAATAATGCTcgggttttgaaaaattcaattgaaaatccagttcaaaaaaaaattgaatttttgcatttagaATAATGTATTTCATTTTATCGAATTCAACGAATCATTCTCgtaatttttacatatttttatattttaccttttttaatttttttactattcatttttagtgtttttatattttcgaaCAAAGTAAGAACCTTAAGCGTTAATTGATGTGCCATAATCAATTGCATTTAAAATGTGTATCAAGTACACAATTAAgtctgatattttttgaatatgtcTTATTCAAGGTTTCATGAGACTGATCTTTTTCTTCTCAGTCAATTCGTAAATTCCAAGAAATTACGAATCTATTCGCTCTCTAAGTCGAgttgcatttgaaaaattacgtaagtAATTATAAGTCACTTGTGTTCGTATTATTAATTGTAAATACTCAAATTAACGAACAACCTGAACCGAcgaaaatttttactgaaatggGTAACTTTGATACTCCGAAACGTCGTGTTCTTTTACTGAAATACGTAAACTATTTGCTCACTTGTTCATAACCATGTACATTTTGTATCTCATATTTTGCATTCCTTGTACATAATGTAAATTATTTATACATTCCTtcttttttctgtctttttctattgtttttttgttatgtACGTGTGAATTCTCAACGAATAAATTctatttcgttaatttttatcgtttaatttcgctaatttaaatgaaaatcaatcCAGTGTATACAAAAGAGAGCCATATATTTCgatttactttttttcgttCCAAATTGACGACGAAACAATATAATCAAACATAaaggtacatacaataatttATACGAATATATcgacaaaaatgaatgaaataatcACTAAATCTATATACAATAATAATaaagtaaaagaaaaataaagctCAATATCACTTTTTGGTTCAGTCACTGATCTCACATATACAAaacaatgtttcatttttacgtatTACAACGTTATAAGCGTATTGAGTAATACAACAATCGTCATAAATAAATTTATAGTGCATATAAACTAATGCACTCAGTTGGTACATATTGCACTTTTATCACAAAACACTCGAATACGCGTAAATGTGAAACTGAAACGATCTCGTGTCCGATGATATCTTTATTCTTCGTTCAACCGAAACCCAAGATGTATTTTGGGATTTGATACGTTAAAGCAGGTATCGCCATTATTACAGACATTctgaaaatgtacaaaaatatcGGTTAGGAATGTATTGATTTTTACTGGAATTATCGCAGAATAAACTTACCAAGTAGATATAATTGGATAGAAATAGTTCAAGAAATCCgcattcccaaaattttattacacaTAAGTAGCTAAATCCTGCACCGaattctgttaatttttttttctatttacatTTAAATTACAGTAAGTAGTAAGTAAATATATTTACATACAGATGAATATCGTTTCAGTTGAAGTCGAGTTCCATTTAACTGGATTAACTGGAATTTTGTGATAAGAATAACCATTTCACGTGTTTAAGGTAACGTGTTTGAACTCTTCGGGAAGATCACGTGTTTTATAAGAACAGCTACCTACGAGTTACATGTAAGAAGGAGGAGTTCGTACTGCGTAGTGTGCACTGTGCAGGTTTCTTTTGTGAAGAAGAAACTATGAATCACGAAGAATTCCCTTCTTTTCGTTTTTCCATTCTATCTGAAAACTCATTACGAACGTTTTTCGAAGGAATTCCTGTGGTATTTAATAAGAAAATTGGGCGATGTTCTACGATGATGAGTCCAGATATATTATAATGTCATTATtgagtttataatttttttagaaataaaattcgttGGTCTCtagctcaaaaaaaatgataaatgttTGAACCAACTTGGTCAGTGccggttttaaggggggggggatttgggtgataatccccccccccagaggccagtttttttggaaaaaatttttatgtcataaagtgggaattttccaagCAGCAAGCATTTTTGCGCTGAGCTGGATGCCGATTACAAaccgatgttcatttttttttcatcttttttgagaagaagaagcctttttcttcttctcaagcccacattataggtaggtatattcgtacacgatttactttgaataatactttgcaggcaaatttcagtcactgaggtccctcctttttttaaaaattaaataaataaatgacatatttattcagtggcgGGGCCAGGGAGTGAAGGGGGCCATTGTCCTCccttgcgaacgaaaatttgaaataaaacatgcaaaagtgaacgtttttttgttgttgttcggaccctttttttctaaaaattttcgacctTCATCTTCATaataatcaccacacatcacgataggttttcagaaaatgactcctaatttcgatttttcatgcctaaaaatctggttttgcctcctCCTTGAGGAAATGCTGACTATGCcactgtatttatttgatttctgttctccgagaagcttaattttaccccccccccccccaatgagacggcaaaattgtttggttctgacccaattatccccctccaaggaaaaatcctggcaccggtactgaacttggttattttttgaaaacaaatgttgaataattttccaaGTGAAGCCTCTTCCCCTTCTCTCTTCCAAATACATACAATTTCAATATGttgattttcattcttttttaaaatccaactAGGtatttcattaggtacctatgtttttttttcaaaccagctatttgatttatttttcttcaaacaaatATATCAGTTATcactttcagaaaattttttgcatccaGAACCAAATTTCTTCAACAAGGCGCTGGGGTTGTAATTCGTCATTTTTCTGTACACCTTTCTCAGGTTCAAAATCAAGAAGTTAAAAGtcaataatttatgaaaaaattagagaGGGTGAGGGggagaatttcaaattgataataCAAATATTATTAGACGCGACATAGTTTTTTCACCTTTCaatgttttctcttttttgaagCATCTGAATGTTTAAAAAGTCATCATCTTTGAtctaaacagaaaaatttatgattttggcctctgataaatttttgtgaaaattctgataaaaaattaggatttttatagaaaatcacCCAAAGATAAATTTAATAGCACTTTCTCGAAATGAGAATGcagaaagaaaatgaagaaaaaagttggaaacaCGATGTATAAATATTAATAAAACATGGTTAGGTAAGCTTCGCTTTCTTAGGTACCTCTATGTAAAACTTATTCATTAAAACACAAAATAGATAACCTTGACATTGAAGAATATCTTTCAATTGTTCGACGCTCCGGTTTAAGTTTACGAAACATTCGATGTAATTTATTAACTAGCGAAAAAATACTGTGCACAGGTATACCTAGTAAAATTACAGTAATCAGAATCTCGcgtttaataattaatttgtaCGTGTTTAtggattgatttttcaactcgtcatcGTCGTTTTCGTTACATAACGATATCAATCTTCACAGGTAGCTAAGCTAAGGTTTACGCGTATACTATACAAGAGACAGATACTCGATCGATGAGTAAAATAAACGGTATATATTCAGCATACAGAGAAAGAACAGAAAGAAAATCATCCTTCATCGTCGGCTAAATAATGTTTACGTTTATTCGGTAGGTAgcaataggtataggtactaaatTGGTAACAATGATACAAAATCAGATTTGTAAcaaaataaatacgtaatttaGCGATTAAAAGAGTcaagtatgtacaaaaataaaatatacgatACGCCGAAGCGAACTTCGtttagttaaaaattattctacaatCACAGCGATACTTGTAACGAGGTTGATTCGCTAACAAAAAGGGGACGGGGGAGTAAAAAGGCACAGGAGAAAAGAGAGCTTACATACAATCCTCGCAAGAAAGGGAACAAATTATTCGAATACGAGAAAATCCTCGACTGAAAGAAGGAATTGAGGATATTTTTCGCCATAGAATAagttttcatactttttttttcagttcaaatacgacgaaaacattttgagtaaaattgtaCTACACGAAACTAGGGTAAAACTCGGTATCCCTAAACATGCTGAGTTACTTTCTCGAGTTCTTTCCGAAATGGGTTCagattttggaatattttcggTAACAGGATACTCAGTAGTAGTACCATCGTACTCGTCACTCGACATGAAAGTAAAATCGGTAAAATTCTCTTCGTCGTTCATCATGTATTCATCTGTTGAGGTGGAATTActgcaaaaaaatcacccacaatcaTTATCTATTTCAATTGGACGTTCGCAATTCCACCAATATAGCTCCAGAAAACCCTTAGAGTCGATGAAATACGCGAAATACCATCCATAACCGTTCGAACAGATCACCTTCAAGACTTTAGGAGAAATACTGAATATGATGGGGTATATGGGTTTCAATCAAATGCTGCCAACGAccacgatgatgatgacgacgataATGATCACGCGAACCGTCACCAAGATAAAAACCACCAGCAAAGATCataaaagagagagagagagagagcgagaCGCGATATTTACACAGTCATACGCGTTTAGAACAAGCTTATTCAGATACATAGGTAGGttgttatcagttatcacaaTATGCATTTATTCATATTATCGAAATTCGTTTCGGTAAAGTCCATCACCCAAGAAAACGAGGTAGCTTTTAAAACGTACGATAATGCTAATCCATTGTAAAGCCACGCTTTCCAGCCGGTTGGATGATTCGCGTCTATTCTACTTTCTATCTCTTGGCAGAAAGTCTTACGATCGTGCGATCTACCCGAACGTAAATCGCATATCATGCGTTTTTTACATTCTAAATCACAGGTTGGCTTGACCGGAGAGTTTTTCCAGTAATgtctgaaaacagaaaaaaaaacatcaaagtaAATATTCATGCCACACCAAATGAAAAGTGATAAGAActtttttatcataaatttcaggtgggataaatttttttcaaaccattttcatCGTAGGAACCATATTTTCAGAGAAAGCGTAAAAAACCTAATTTTAGAAAACTGTCACCCCCTCCCCATCTAGCGTGTTATTCAGAACCGTATTccaagcattttgaaaaaatcaccttCCCGTTAAAATGTTTCAAGTTCAAATGCCTAGAATAACTGGGCTAGGCATTGCGATGACttgtgttaataaaattgcataaccagtttgccgtaaatacgatggattattttatttttttcaaaagaaaaatttcgagtGAATCGAGTCGTTTCGGCTTGCCACTACGAATTCATTTCCGCAGACAGATTTTTATGACAGTGAGttttactttttcgaaatttactaattttgagCTCATTATTGAGtcggaaaaattttttcaaaacgaaaatacaAGTTTTTATAACGTTTCAACAACTCtcaaaaaacaatacaattaTAAGCGTTTGAGAACTTCTGAACGACCAAACACAAAAACTAGTACAAATTGGGGTAGAAAGGCGCAGTTGATTATACAAATACGTGGAGTAAACTCATCAGTGAAAATCTTACTTATAATATTGGTCGAATAACTGATCATTTTCGGCCAATTTGGTCACCAAAGTATCCCAATCGGTTGGTGTGAGATTGGGCATCTGATAAGCGTCTCTGGCCGAGTACAACTTGTACCAGATTGGATACCCGTACAGATTGGcttcttttaaattcatcaCCCACGTTTCATGATCCAACACagcctgcgaaaaaataaccaaaacatATTTAATTCAAATCGGGAATCACACAAGTAACCTACAAAAACATGGAAACTTATTTTCCACTGCTACTCACTCTGGTCGAATGATCTCTGTCGCCATCGACGTAATAAACTCGATAACCGGGATTCAAATTAACGAAAGGGGTAACTGAAGGACTAATGTAAGATACGCCGACCGCTCGGCCTAGGTCTTTTGGATCGTAGAATAACTGAAATTCGTCGAAATGCGTATGACCGAAGAACTGAGCAGTGATGGTCGATTCGTATCTGCGAATAAACAGtcacatcaaaaaaattaaaataaaaaacctcGAGATGAGTATTtaatcaataaaatgaaaatcctTAGTTCTCAGCACCCCGGCTCTTTTATTAAtaaacctaaaaaattgaaaaaacattaccTCGTAACAATAGAATAATAATTCCTACTCCAAACTTTCAGACAATCAGCATGGCCAGGAGGTATGTGCCCTATAACGTGCACTTTTTCTTCGTTAAATTCGGCGCTTTGTAATTCGTATATAAACCATTGTAATTCCTTCGCCGGATCTGTACTATTCATTAAAAGCCACCTGTAACAAGAAAATAACATCATAGATATCGAAATCACTAAACACCTTCGAAGTTTTTCAAATCCAGCAACTCGAACTGATCTTACCAATTCTTATTATTACAATAGTTCATATTGAGCGAAATAATTCTAAAACCAGGTCGGACTAAAACGCTATAAAATGCACCTCTGCGAATCGTTCTGGATACAGACGAAGGTAACCATTGTCTCCAATGCTTATCTAGCTCATCGTATAACCAATTAATGGCGTAATCATTTTGAATAAACGGCGGTGGAAAACTGTAACAGCGATATAACCACGTTAGTTTTTCGTTTAATAGATCATCTTACTTTACTCTATGATGCACTTACCTATTTACAGGAGCCGATTCGTGATTACCTAAAGCTGGGAAAATAGGAACACCAGGGAATAGAGTACTCATTTGGGATACGGTTTGCTTCAGTATGCTTAAATTTTCTTCTTGGGTTTGATTCCAAATATCGTGTGGAGGTAAATCACCGGTCCATAAGATGTAATCAATATCCTACATTGCAAGATAAGTACGTTTACATAAATCATATTTTCTTTTCTCATCaaataataatttctaattCTAAGTACGTAACCGTAGAACATACCGGATGAGTAGATGATATATGCTGGAACATATGATCGATGGTTCTCTTGGGTGTATCGCATCTTCGGTAATCTCCCCAACGACCAGCTCTATCGGCGACATTTTTCGCCGGTCCGTTGGTAAGTCGACAACACAAAGGTTCGTTACACTCTGCATTCGTTCCTTCTTCGTAATAAGGATCGAAATGAGTATCAGATAATTGTAATACTTTGAAAGATCCAGATCCTATCTGTAAACCATTCAGAAATTTAGCACAATCGTCTAGCCAACTTCGCGGCTCTTCAAAGAATTAAACATAAACTGATAAGCATCTAATTAGTACCTCTTTAGGAGGTTGCGGCGTAACAACCGTTGGTTTAGGTACAGGAGGGAAAACCACATTCCATTCGTGTGTCGGATTATAAATGTCACCGCAGGCGTCGCCGATTATAAAACTACAAATTTCTTCCGGACCGATGGTGATTCTTTTCAAAACGTAAACAACTTCCCCCTGAAACAATTATCGTAATTAATTATCAGCGTTGAACGTTGATAACAAAAGTACATGTAATTTGACGGATATTTCCTCGCTTTGTCTAAATATTCTACATGCATCGAACGATTAAGACGTCTAATTTAGTCGGCTCGATTCCGAAATTAGGTAATTGAGTTAATTAACATATAATTCGAACAcgttttctttttcagtttttcctttaGTTGTGATAATTGAAATGGCACGTGAATATCAAcgattaataattcaaaaacgtGGATCGTTATTTACATACGATGACGTGGAGTAAgtattcgatgattttttttttttaggaagaatCACTCGAACCGTGGAATATtgtacgtatacgtacgtaggtattaaATAAAACACCACAACCGCGAGCTCATTAAGCTTCAAAAAACACCAGTGAGGAAGTTCCGGttgtaaacaaaacaaacaGGTATTTTCAGCGCATATTCACTCGTCGGGATGTGTGGtgaaaatataatatatttGTACGTATAAAATCTACGTGTATTAACATACAACAATGTATCAacaagatttttccatttatcgAACATTTGGAAGGATTTTCCAATGACCGTTGACCGACACGACATCGAATCCAACAAAGCTAAGGTATACTAAGGTTACAGGTTTACTTACGCCAAAAAGCTGTGTTATTCCATCGCAAACTCGATGAGTTTGAATATTTAAACTGACACAAAATTGAAACGACAACTTGATTATATCATCTGTAGTTTTGCCCGTTCTTATGTAATGCAATAGTAATCCAACTCCTGCGAAACAAACGTAGGTAAtagtttatcaattttttatttatacctacttaatttatttGCAAATGTTTAGTATCACGttagaataatatttttaatacgcTCTTACCAGCTCTGCAAGCAGTACATGATACTTTGGACATAACACTGGTTTCTACTTCTGATATGACTTGCTTGAGATTCAATAAACGTAGAGTTTTGTCCACAATTCGTGGTAGGTGTCGTCCGCTTCCCAGGTCATCTTTGAGTTCTTCGTCGATTTCGCGAACTAGTTGCGAATAATTCACCTGCGAATCAGGAcgataaaattataataattatacaaCAGAATGCTTGAAATGGATACGAGCTATACGACAAGTTTTATTTTacggtttgtttttttcattttttttttttttttaataatgtaacTGCTGAGATGGGAGTGTGTAATCCCAACTCTGGTAGATTCCTATACAATCTAATACTTCTCTTGGAGACGTATGTATATTGAGTTAACTAAGAACACTCAAACAGATTATCAATAGGTACTCATTAATAATGCAATTGAATGATGGAGTGAAAGAAGCGGACAAACTAAAGTGAGCATTTCGACATACTCAcgtgaaaaaaaaggtaggtattttttagctcaatttttttctaaaaggtgCCCTAAAATCGCAAAATGATCTATTCGGTATGTTAGacgtataaaaattcaaatttcaatcaaa is from Planococcus citri chromosome 1, ihPlaCitr1.1, whole genome shotgun sequence and encodes:
- the LOC135832935 gene encoding sphingomyelin phosphodiesterase isoform X2 translates to MRWTFIPCAVIVRVLLLAVLFLISVTGNPLKWRNVELNTTTRADDPVWQELVIWSNETLNDQPLLSNGIRNHTVSPVLSAEQLENQTIEQFKLLKVNYSQLVREIDEELKDDLGSGRHLPRIVDKTLRLLNLKQVISEVETSVMSKVSCTACRAGVGLLLHYIRTGKTTDDIIKLSFQFCVSLNIQTHRVCDGITQLFGGEVVYVLKRITIGPEEICSFIIGDACGDIYNPTHEWNVVFPPVPKPTVVTPQPPKEIGSGSFKVLQLSDTHFDPYYEEGTNAECNEPLCCRLTNGPAKNVADRAGRWGDYRRCDTPKRTIDHMFQHISSTHPDIDYILWTGDLPPHDIWNQTQEENLSILKQTVSQMSTLFPGVPIFPALGNHESAPVNSFPPPFIQNDYAINWLYDELDKHWRQWLPSSVSRTIRRGAFYSVLVRPGFRIISLNMNYCNNKNWWLLMNSTDPAKELQWFIYELQSAEFNEEKVHVIGHIPPGHADCLKVWSRNYYSIVTRYESTITAQFFGHTHFDEFQLFYDPKDLGRAVGVSYISPSVTPFVNLNPGYRVYYVDGDRDHSTRAVLDHETWVMNLKEANLYGYPIWYKLYSARDAYQMPNLTPTDWDTLVTKLAENDQLFDQYYKHYWKNSPVKPTCDLECKKRMICDLRSGRSHDRKTFCQEIESRIDANHPTGWKAWLYNGLALSMSVIMAIPALTYQIPKYILGFG
- the LOC135832935 gene encoding sphingomyelin phosphodiesterase isoform X1, whose product is MRWTFIPCAVIVRVLLLAVLFLISVTGNPLKWRNVELNTTTRADDPVWQELVIWSNETLNDQPLLSNGIRNHTVSPVLSAEQLENQTIEQFKLLKVNYSQLVREIDEELKDDLGSGRHLPRIVDKTLRLLNLKQVISEVETSVMSKVSCTACRAGVGLLLHYIRTGKTTDDIIKLSFQFCVSLNIQTHRVCDGITQLFGGEVVYVLKRITIGPEEICSFIIGDACGDIYNPTHEWNVVFPPVPKPTVVTPQPPKEIGSGSFKVLQLSDTHFDPYYEEGTNAECNEPLCCRLTNGPAKNVADRAGRWGDYRRCDTPKRTIDHMFQHISSTHPDIDYILWTGDLPPHDIWNQTQEENLSILKQTVSQMSTLFPGVPIFPALGNHESAPVNSFPPPFIQNDYAINWLYDELDKHWRQWLPSSVSRTIRRGAFYSVLVRPGFRIISLNMNYCNNKNWWLLMNSTDPAKELQWFIYELQSAEFNEEKVHVIGHIPPGHADCLKVWSRNYYSIVTRYESTITAQFFGHTHFDEFQLFYDPKDLGRAVGVSYISPSVTPFVNLNPGYRVYYVDGDRDHSTRAVLDHETWVMNLKEANLYGYPIWYKLYSARDAYQMPNLTPTDWDTLVTKLAENDQLFDQYYKHYWKNSPVKPTCDLECKKRMICDLRSGRSHDRKTFCQEIESRIDANHPTGWKAWLYNGLALSNSTSTDEYMMNDEENFTDFTFMSSDEYDGTTTEYPVTENIPKSEPISERTRESNSACLGIPSFTLVSCSTILLKMFSSYLN